The DNA sequence TGGACCTGCTCGAAGCCGTGACGTCCGCCGAAGTCCGGCTCACCGGCCCGGTCACCCACCTGGTCACCGAGCCCGCCGCCGGCGTGGTGCGGTTGCGGCACCCGCTGTTCGCCGAGGCCGCCTACGCCGACCTGTCCCCCACCCGTCGCGCGGACCTGCACGCCCGGCTCGCGGACACCGGCGGGGGCACCCTCACGCCGGCGGAACTGGCCCACCACTACGGACAGGCGCGCGGGCGGGAGGACGACCACCTGCGCTGGACCCTCGAAGCCGCCGACGACGCCACCCGCCGCCTCGCCTACGAGGACGCCCTGGCGCATCTGGACCGGGCCGCCGCCCTGCTCACCGAGCCCGAACGGGCGCTGGCCGTGCAACTGCACCGCACGTCGTTGCTCCAGATCACCGTGGGCATCGGCAGCGACGCGGTCGACTCCGCCGCGGCACGCGCCCGCGACCTGCTGGCGCTGGTGGAGCCCGGCACGGACGTGCGCCCCGCCCTGTGGGTGCTCGGTGAACTGGCCTGCAACCGCGCCGAGTTCGCCATCGCCGAAGACCTGGCGGGACGCCTCGCCGCGGCCGACGGCGTGATCGGCGCGGCGGGCCACTACCTGCTCGGCGTGGTCGGCTACTTCACCGGCCGCCTGGCCGAGGCCGAGGACCACCTGACCGCCGCGATCGACCGGTTGGACCCGCACGACCTCGTCGGGCAGGTCGGTCGCCTGCCCACGCTCGCGACCCACGACTTCCGCGCCCTGGTGCGTTCCCTGCGCGGTGACGCGGACGCGGCACGCGCCGACCTCGCCGCCGCGCGCGCCCGGGCCGAACGCGCCGACGACCCGTACGGGCGGGCCAACGCCGCGTTGTTCACCGCGTGGACCGCGCTTCAGGAGCACGACGTCGCCGCCGCCCGGGCAGCCGCCCGCCGGTGCCGCGAGATCGGCGCGCGCCGGCACATGCCGCACTTCGTCACGACCGCCGACTTCGTCGCCGAGTGGGCCGCCGCGCGCGGCGGGGACGACAGCCGCCTCACCGCGCTGCGGGCGGCCCGCGAAGGCGTCCACCGGCTCGGCCTGCGCTCGACCCGCACCATCACCCTCGCCGCGATGGCGGACGCGCATCTGGTCGCCGGGGACCGGACCACCGCGGCGGCGTTGGCCGACGAAGGTCTCGCGCTCGCGGACGAGGTCGGCGAACGGGTCGTCGCCGCCGAGCTGCACCGCGTGCGCGGCCTCGCCGTCGAGGACCCGGCCGACCTGGACACCGGTGCGCGGCTGGCCGAGGCGCAGGGCGCGCACCTGGTGAGGGCGCGCTTCCCACGCTGATCCCACAGAACTCCAACAGCGCTCCGCTGGCATGTCACCCGACACCAGGAGGAGGACGCATGGAGTTCGACGTCGTCGTAGTCGGGTGCGGGCCGGTCGGCGCGCTCACCGCCAACCTGCTCGGGGCCAGGGGCGTGCGAACCCTGGTGGTCGAACGCGACACCGCGCCGCACCGGCAGCCGCGCGCGTTCTCGTGCGACGACGAGGCGTTGCGGATCTACCAGCAAGCGGGTCTGCTCGACGAGGTCGCCGGGGACATGCACGCGCCGCGGCGGGCCGAGTACGTCAACGCCAAGGGCCGCGCGTTCGCCACCATCGCCCTGGACGAGGTCGACTTCGGCCTGGGCAGCGGTCCCCTGCACTTCTTCGACCAGCCACGCCTCGAAGCGGCCCTGCGCGCCGGGCTCGACCGGTTCCCGCACGTGGCGCTGCGCACCGGCGTCGAGCTGGTGCGGCTGAGCCAGGACGACGAGGCCGCCACCGCCGTCCTGCGCGACCTCGACACCGGCGAGGAAACCCCGGTGCGCGCGAGGTACGTGCTGGGGTGCGACGGTGCCCGCAGCACCACCCGGGTCGCGGCCGGCATCACGCTCACCGGCACGTCCTACGCCGAACCGTGGTTGGCGGTCTCCGGCGACGTCGCGCCCGGTGCGGTGCGCGTGCCGCACACGACGTTCGTGTGCGACTGGCGGCGGCCCGCGTTCGTCTCCCCCGGCGCGTTCGACACCTACCGGCTGGAGTTCATGCTGCGCCCGGGCGAGGAGCCGGCCGCCATGACCGACCCCGCGACGGTCGCCCGGCTCGTCGCGCCCTACGTCGACCCGGACCGCTTCACCGTCACGCGTGCCGTGGTCTACACGTTCCACCACCTCGTCGCCGAGCGGTGGCGCGACCGGCGGGTGTTCCTGCTCGGTGACGCCGCCCACCAGATGCCGCCGTTCCTGGGGCAGGGCCTGTGCAGCGGGTTGCGCGACGCGGCGAACCTGACCTGGAAGCTCGCCCAGGCGCTGGGTCCGGGCGAGCACGACGCCCTGCTGGACAGCTACGAGGCCGAACGCCGCCCGCACACCGAGGCGATGGCCCGCACCAGCGTGCGGCTCGGCCGGGTTTTCCTCGTGCGCAACAGGTTCGCCGCGTTCGCGCGGGACGTGGTGCTGCGTGCCGTGCAGACGGTGCCGCGAGTGCGCCGCCTGGTGCGGCACTTCGAGTTCAAGCCGCTGCCCGCGCTGCCGGACGGGCGGGTGATGTTCCCCCAGCCGGAGGTGGTCGTCGGCGGCGTGCGGCGGCTGCTCGACGACGTGCTCGGGCCCGACTTCGCCGTGATCGGGCCGGACGTGGACACCGTGACCGCGCGGGACTGGTCCGGTCCTCGCGCGCGGTTCCTCCGGGTGGTGGCCGACGGGGCTCCCCGCACCGGG is a window from the Saccharothrix saharensis genome containing:
- a CDS encoding bifunctional 3-(3-hydroxy-phenyl)propionate/3-hydroxycinnamic acid hydroxylase, whose translation is MEFDVVVVGCGPVGALTANLLGARGVRTLVVERDTAPHRQPRAFSCDDEALRIYQQAGLLDEVAGDMHAPRRAEYVNAKGRAFATIALDEVDFGLGSGPLHFFDQPRLEAALRAGLDRFPHVALRTGVELVRLSQDDEAATAVLRDLDTGEETPVRARYVLGCDGARSTTRVAAGITLTGTSYAEPWLAVSGDVAPGAVRVPHTTFVCDWRRPAFVSPGAFDTYRLEFMLRPGEEPAAMTDPATVARLVAPYVDPDRFTVTRAVVYTFHHLVAERWRDRRVFLLGDAAHQMPPFLGQGLCSGLRDAANLTWKLAQALGPGEHDALLDSYEAERRPHTEAMARTSVRLGRVFLVRNRFAAFARDVVLRAVQTVPRVRRLVRHFEFKPLPALPDGRVMFPQPEVVVGGVRRLLDDVLGPDFAVIGPDVDTVTARDWSGPRARFLRVVADGAPRTGDDLVDVTGTLTDWFARHRTGAVVLRPDRFVHTDRVR